The Aeromonas encheleia genomic sequence CCAATCCACATCCACGCCCCCCTCGCACAATTGCCAGGGGAGCGCGCGGCCGGTGCTGGGGATCAAAAACAGAATACAGCGATGGGTTTTTAATTCCGCCAACGAAGAAGGCATGCCCATGCGCTCGATATAGTCGGGCGCCGTGAATAGCCCCAGGGGTACCTCTTCCAGCTTGCGCGCCAGCTCGTTACGGCTTGGATGGATACTGCTCAAAATAGCGACCGGCCAGTGCCTGCGCCGCTGCCAGTGCGGCGGGGGGCAATTCCTT encodes the following:
- a CDS encoding LysR substrate-binding domain-containing protein; this translates as MSSIHPSRNELARKLEEVPLGLFTAPDYIERMGMPSSLAELKTHRCILFLIPSTGRALPWQLCEGGVDVDWMPEAALEVTDDPLGVVSLAESGLGICQAYDFIVAERIARGTLVEIMPELRGRLRVFSLFYASIKP